CGTTCCGAGTCGGAGATCCTCCAGGAGATCGCGCCGGACGAGGCGGCGTTCCGCTCCCTCGTGCGGTCATGGTTCAACCACTCGGCGCTCTACGACATCATCGCGGAGATGGCCAGGCAGGGCGCGACGGTCGTCCTGACCACCGACCACGGCGCGGTGCTCGGCAGGAGGGCAGCGCTGATCCGCGGCAACCGCGACACCTCGACCAACCTGCGCTACAAGTTCGGCAGCAACCTCGGATGCGACGAGAAGGAGACGTTCCTCATCAAGGAGCCGGCGAGGTTCAAACTCCCGGCCGACGGCGCCAGCAAGCAGTACGCGATCGCCAAGGAGGACTACTACTTCGTCTACCCGACGGAGTTCCACCGTTACGAGCGGCAGTACAAGGGCAGCTTCCAGCACGGCGGCATCTCGCTCGAGGAGATGATCCTGCCGTGCGCCGTCATGGAGCCGAGATCGTGACCGGACCACCAGCAGAAGAGGGTGCGCTCAGGTTCAGGACGACGTCGCCGGACGAGACGCGTGAGCTGGGCCGTCGTGTGGGTCAACGCGTCGAACCGGGTGCGTTCATCGGCCTGATCGGCGACCTCGGCAGCGGGAAGACCGTCTTCGTGCAGGGACTCGCGCTCGGTCTCGAGTGCGACGAACCTGTGTCCAGCCCGACCTTCGTGATCATCAACGAGTACTCCGGCAGGCTTCCCGTCCATCACGTCGACCTCTACCGGTTGACGGACGAGGCGGCGGTCGAGTCGCTCGGTTACCGTGAGCTCTTCTGGAGCGACGGCGTGACCGTCGTCGAGTGGGCCGAGAGGGCGGGCGCGCTGGTGCCCGACGACCGACTCGACATTCGGCTCGGCCATGTTTCGGAGTCCGTTCGGTCGTTCGATGTCCGCGCGACAGGTCCGTCCTCGTCGGCGCTCCTGTCGCTGCTCGAAGCGGCGGTCGGGGGAGAAGACACATGAAGGCGCTGACGATCGAAACATCGACAGAGCTCGAGTGCGTCGGCCTGGTGGTCGACAACGAGCTTGTGAGCGAGCGGAGCGTCGAGGCCGGGAGAGGACGGGACCTCGAACTGCTCGAGGTGGTGCGCGAGGTGCTCGCCGGCGCCGGCATGCGACCCGGTGATCTCGATCTCGTGGCCGTCTCGTCGGGGCCGGGGCGCTTCACGGGCCTCCGGGTCGGCATGGCCACCGCCAAGGGACTGGCGGCGCCCGGCGGACCGGACGTTGTTGCGGTCTCGACGCTGAGGGCCCTGGCTGCCTCGTCGGGCCTGGCCGGCACGGTCGCGCCGCTTCTCGACGCGCGGCGTGGCGAGGTCTACGCGGCGCTCTTCGAGGGCGGCCGGAGGCTCTCGGACGACATCGCCTGTGCGCCGGGCGAGCTGGGACGCGCGCTCCCGAAGGTGGACGGCGCGATCGCGTGCGTCGGCGGCGGCGCGCTGGCCTACCGGGACGCGGTCGCCGACGCGCTGGGAACCTCCGCGGTCATCGTCGAGGAGGCGCCCGTGAGACCCGATCCGGGCGCGCTCGCACGTCTCGCTGAGACGGCTCCGCCTACCGCTCTCGCGGACATCGAGCCGATCTATGTTCGTGGCGTGGGGGCCGTGAAGCCGGTTCCCCCGAGGGACTCCGGATGAGCGAGGTGACCGTGCGCCCGATGCGGTTCACCGACCTCGAGGCGGTCGAGGCCATCGAGCAGAAGGTCTTCTCGACGCCTTGGAGCCTGAGCTCGTTCCGGGAGGGGCTCGCCGCCGGCGCCTCGTTCTCGTGGACGGCCGAGGAACGGGGCCGAGTCGTCGGGTATCTTGTCTCCTGGGTGGTCGAGGACGAGCTTCACATCGGCAATCTGGCCGTCGCCCCGGCACACCAGGGGCGTGGGATCGCCAGACGGATGGTCGAGCACGCACTCGGCGACGCCGCCGGGCGCGGGGTCACTTGGGCCGCTCTCGAGGTGCGCCGCTCGAACGTCAGGGCCCAGCGACTCTACGCATCGTTCGGGTTCAGCCGGGTCGGCGTTCGCCGCAGATACTACTCGGACGATGGGGAGGACGCGATCGTCATGGGGCTCGAGGTGCGCGGGGGAGCGCGATGAGCCGCTCCCGCGTTCGGGAGGCTGCGGCCGAGCTCAGGCGCTTCGGTGTCGAGGCGCCCGCGGCCGGCATCGTGCTCGGCTCCGGGCTGTCGTCGTTCGTCGACGGCCTCGCAGGTCCGATGTCGCTTCCGCTGGCGGAGCTCCCTGGCGCTCCGGTCACCAGCGTCGGCGGACACCGCGGCGCGGTCGTCCGCGGCTCGCTCGCGGGGCGCGAGGTCGTCGCTCTCGCGGGCCGCGTTCACTACTACGAAGGGCGAGGCGTCGACGAGGTCGCGTTCGGGGTTCGGCTTCTGGCGGAGCTCGGCGTGGAGACGCTCATCCTGACGAACGCGTCAGGCGGCATCGACACAGGCTTCTCGGTCGGCGACCTGGTGCTGATCGCGGACCAGATAGGCCTCATCTGGGGCAGAGCGGTTCCCGGCGAGACGTTCCGCGCGGCGGGCGCCTACTCGAAGCGACTGCGCGCGCTGGCCCGGGACGCCGCGTTCGACGCGGGCGTCCCGGTCAGAGACGGTGTCTACCTCGGCGTGCTGGGTCCCTCATACGAGACGCCCGCGGAGATAGCGTTCGCGAGGCGCACCGGGGCGTCCTGCATCGGCATGTCGACCGTCACGGAGGCCGCGGAGGCCCACAGGCTGGGGCTTGAGCTCCTCGGTGTGGCGCTCGTGACGAACATCCCGCTGCCGGGGCGGGCCGAGGAGACGACGCACGACGAGGTGCTCGCCTCGGGACGGACGGGGGCGAAGCGGCTCCTTTCCCTCGTATCCGGGGTGCTCGAGCGTCTATAATGGATGCGCGGACGCGCCACCACCTCGAGGCGGGCGAAGCGCTCGGCGACTGGAGGAGACCACGATGGACGGCATATCCTGGCTGAGACGCCGCAAACCGGGCATCAAGGAGACCGCCAAGCGGGAGGTGCCCGACGGCCTCTGGAGGAAGTGCGACGCCTGCGGCGAGATCATCTACCACAAGGAACTCGAACGGAACCTGTGGACCTGCCCGTCGTGCGGGTACCACTTCCGGATCTCTGCGCCGCAGTACCGGGACATCCTGGTCGACACCGGGAGCTTCGTCGAACTCCTCTCAGGCATCGAGTCGGTCGACCCCCTGGGGTTCGTCGACTCGAAGAAGTACACGGACAGGCTCGAAGCCGCCAGGCAGAAGACCGGGCAGCGCTCGGCCGTCATGACCGGCAGCGGCCGCATGGACGGTCATCTCGTGATGCTCGGGATCCTCGACTTCCGTTTTCTCGGCGGCAGCATGGGCTCAGTGATGGGTGAGAAGCTCGCCAGGCTCACCCGAATGGCTATCGAGGAGCGGGTTCCGCTCGTCACGCTGTCGAGCACGGGCGGCGCCAGAATGCAGGAGGGGATCCTCTCTCTCATGCAGATGGCCAAGACGAGCGCCATGCTGGCACGTCTCCACGACGATGGGTTGCTGCACGTCGCCATCCAGGCGCACCCCACGACCGGGGGCGTGACGGCGAGCTTCGCGTCGCTCGGCGACGTCATCATTGCCGAGCCCGGGGCGCTCATCGGCTTCGCCGGGCCGCGCGTCATTCAGCAGACCATCAGGGCCGAGCTGCCGGAGGGGTTCCAGCGTTCCGAGTTCCTGCTGGAGCACGGGATGGTCGACATGGTCGTTCACAGGAAGGAACTCAAGAACGCCGTCGTGAGGCTCCTCAGGTTCTTCGAGGAGGAGCGGAGCGGGACGGAGGACGCGCTTGGACAGGCAAGAAGGCAGGGCCTTTAGTTCGTATCGGGCGTGCCTCGACTGGCTCTTCGCCCGGCATCGCTTCGTCATGAAGCCGGGGCTTGAGCGCGTCGAGCGGCTGCTCTCA
The sequence above is a segment of the Candidatus Effluviviaceae Genus V sp. genome. Coding sequences within it:
- the tsaE gene encoding tRNA (adenosine(37)-N6)-threonylcarbamoyltransferase complex ATPase subunit type 1 TsaE, whose product is MRREGDVPHQGAGEVQTPGRRRQQAVRDRQGGLLLRLPDGVPPLRAAVQGQLPARRHLARGDDPAVRRHGAEIVTGPPAEEGALRFRTTSPDETRELGRRVGQRVEPGAFIGLIGDLGSGKTVFVQGLALGLECDEPVSSPTFVIINEYSGRLPVHHVDLYRLTDEAAVESLGYRELFWSDGVTVVEWAERAGALVPDDRLDIRLGHVSESVRSFDVRATGPSSSALLSLLEAAVGGEDT
- the tsaB gene encoding tRNA (adenosine(37)-N6)-threonylcarbamoyltransferase complex dimerization subunit type 1 TsaB; its protein translation is MKALTIETSTELECVGLVVDNELVSERSVEAGRGRDLELLEVVREVLAGAGMRPGDLDLVAVSSGPGRFTGLRVGMATAKGLAAPGGPDVVAVSTLRALAASSGLAGTVAPLLDARRGEVYAALFEGGRRLSDDIACAPGELGRALPKVDGAIACVGGGALAYRDAVADALGTSAVIVEEAPVRPDPGALARLAETAPPTALADIEPIYVRGVGAVKPVPPRDSG
- the rimI gene encoding ribosomal-protein-alanine N-acetyltransferase, yielding MSEVTVRPMRFTDLEAVEAIEQKVFSTPWSLSSFREGLAAGASFSWTAEERGRVVGYLVSWVVEDELHIGNLAVAPAHQGRGIARRMVEHALGDAAGRGVTWAALEVRRSNVRAQRLYASFGFSRVGVRRRYYSDDGEDAIVMGLEVRGGAR
- a CDS encoding purine-nucleoside phosphorylase, whose product is MSRSRVREAAAELRRFGVEAPAAGIVLGSGLSSFVDGLAGPMSLPLAELPGAPVTSVGGHRGAVVRGSLAGREVVALAGRVHYYEGRGVDEVAFGVRLLAELGVETLILTNASGGIDTGFSVGDLVLIADQIGLIWGRAVPGETFRAAGAYSKRLRALARDAAFDAGVPVRDGVYLGVLGPSYETPAEIAFARRTGASCIGMSTVTEAAEAHRLGLELLGVALVTNIPLPGRAEETTHDEVLASGRTGAKRLLSLVSGVLERL
- a CDS encoding acetyl-CoA carboxylase carboxyltransferase subunit beta; its protein translation is MDGISWLRRRKPGIKETAKREVPDGLWRKCDACGEIIYHKELERNLWTCPSCGYHFRISAPQYRDILVDTGSFVELLSGIESVDPLGFVDSKKYTDRLEAARQKTGQRSAVMTGSGRMDGHLVMLGILDFRFLGGSMGSVMGEKLARLTRMAIEERVPLVTLSSTGGARMQEGILSLMQMAKTSAMLARLHDDGLLHVAIQAHPTTGGVTASFASLGDVIIAEPGALIGFAGPRVIQQTIRAELPEGFQRSEFLLEHGMVDMVVHRKELKNAVVRLLRFFEEERSGTEDALGQARRQGL